CGCCATGTGTCCTCGTCGACGAGGGCCGGCCAAGTGCCCGCTCCAACAATCTCACCGTTGTGCGATCGCAACCCCGCGTTGCGCGGTGCCCGTAGGGAACAGGCTCACGGTCGAGGCCGTCCATGGTTGACCGTTTAGGCCGACCACGCCGACGGCGTTCCACTGGCGGGCGACGTCGGAGATGGAACCGCCCGCGAGAACGGCGACGTAGGCCTGGCGCACCAGCGGGGCCGTCGCGGGGTCGGGCTGGTATGTGTCGCCGAGGTATCCGAACGCACGTTTCCACTGCGGCCGACCGGCCTCGGCTTTCTGGCGCGCGGCTCGCCGTTTGCGATCCGAAGCATGCTCGACCTCGTGGCGGGCGACCGCACCCTTGAGGCGGGCGGTCAGGCGGCCTTGCGCGGTCGACAGGTCGATGTCACCGGAGACGGTCGCGAGCGCCAACCGGTGCGCGTCGGCGAGGTCCATGAACCGTTCTAGCTCGATCGGGCGGCGGTGCAGCCGGTCGAGATCCCACGCGACGACCGCGCCGACTCGGCCGTCGGCGATATCGACGAGCATCCGCTCGTAGGCGGGCCGGCGCTTGCCGCTGCTCGCACTGGTGTCGTTATCGCAATACTCGACCGGCAACCAGCCACGGCTAGCGCAGAGCTTCTCGCAGTCCTCCCGTTGTCGGGCGACGCCGAGGGCGTTTCCGGTCGGGTCGCTGCTGATTCGGAGGTACACGGCGGCATCCACACCCGGAGCGTACTTAGGCGAAGGGACAACATCATCTCCTGAAAACGTTCTGGATCGGCCCCGGCGGCTGGTCGGACCGACAACATCCCGACGGCACCGTCGTGTGGACCTCCCCCTCCGGGCAGCAGTACACCACCGCGCCCGAAAGCAGCCGACGCTTCTCCATCGCCGAACTGGCCCAACCCACCGGCCAACTGCACCTACCCACCACCCCGGCGCAAAGCGACCCCGCACTACGCGGACTCACAATGCCCACACGCCGCCGCACCCGCGCCCACAACACCGCCCGCGCCATCGCCGCCGAACGCAAACTCAACGACAACCTCGTCGCCGAACACAACAAACCACCACCGTTCTAACGGCCGAACCTGAAAATGCATGCGCTGATCGCGATCATCACGGCGGCCAGCGCAATCACGGGTGCCACAGTGAATCTCGACAGCGTCGCACCGATCACCGCGCCCCCGCACATGGTCGCGACGACGGTGTAGCGCAACTTCTCGCGTTCCCCCGTACCGCCGGCCAGACGACTGTCGAACCCGAGCCCGACGATCGTCGACGTCAGTACCGTGGTGCTCAATTCTTGGATCCCGAACTGGCGTGCCGTCGCATTCTGGATGCCGAACGCGATGGCAAGACCCGTGATCAGAAATAGCTTGGTGTTGTCGTGATAGTCGAGCACGCCGGCGCCGGCGAGGATCGAAAGCACGGTGAGCAGAACGACTTCCACTCCCAGTGCGCTCGTCAGCCAGGTGCGTACCCTGCTGTCGAGATGGCGGGCCAACCGCCCTCCGACCACGGTCCCGACGATGAATCCCGCGAACGCCACGACCGCCGCGGTGAGATCGACCCCCGAATGCGGCACGAACCAGAAACCCAGGAAGATCACATTGCCCGTCATGTTTGCGACGAACACATGTCCCAGGACCAGGACGCTGATCGCATCGACGAGCCCCGTCGCGACCGTCAACAACAGGAGCGCCGTGACGGTGAGCCGCTCGGAGACCGGCGAGGCGATGGCCATCGCTACAGCTGCGGCGAGAGGTCCAGCTGGGTCAGGGCAGGCATCTGGGTGATCCGCCAATCCCCGTCACTGCGCTCCAGAGTCAACCGGTAGGACAGGTACCGCAGCGATGGCACATTCTTGGTCACCGGACTGGTGGACACCGAGTTGGTGTAGACGATGGCTGTCGCCTCGTTGGCGTTGATGCTCTCGACTGCGGTGCCGACCACCTGTGTGTTGTTGGTGATCTGCGCCTGCTTGTTGGACGGCACGATCGAGTCGATGAACTTGCGGTACTCGTCAGCGAAGTCGTTCGACAGGTATCGCGACGCACGGTCCGGCAGCGTGTCGATGTTGTCCGGAGTGTAAGTCCACAGCGTGGTGATCGCATCGGCGGATGTTTGTGCCACTTGGAACTTCGTGTCCACCAGGGCGCGGTCCGACAGGTAGGGCCACACCATCGCACCGGCGAAAGCGCCCGCTGCGACAAACAGCGTCGCCGCGGCGACCGCCGCATAGGTCAATCCCTTGCCCGCCGGGCGGAACGGGACGAAGACGATGTTCTCGGTGGGATGGGCCGGGTCGGTCGACTCGGTCTCCTCGGCGAGTTCGGTCTCAACGACAGGTTCGGCCTCCGCGGTCCCCTCCGCAGCCGGTTCCTCGACCGTGGGCGTCGACGCGGTCGTCTCCTCCTCCGGAGCATCCACTTCAGGCTCCGTGGCATCAAGCTCCGTGGCATCCTCCGTTCCGGAGGTCTCCTCGTCACTCGCTGCGGACACCGCGGTCCGCCGACGCTTACCGACCGGGCGCGGTTTCTCTGGGACCTCGGGTGACGGTTCCGTACCTGCGTCGGCGGAATCGGCGTCCGTTGACGCTGACTGCTCGGCCGGTTCGGTCTGGCGTCGCCGGAGCGGGAATCCCCAACGACGACGTCTGGCCGGCGTGCCGGTGGTCAGATCACCTGAATCAGCTGGCTGATCTTCCACTGCTGTCCTTCCAGGATGGTCGTTGCGACCCAACGACTTCCACTTTCGATCGTCTTACCGTCGGGCATCCGCGTGGTGGTCTTGGTCGCGACGAGCACGTCGGCACCGCCGTCGTCGTTCCACCGTTGCACCCCGGCCTCCAGGACGGTGCCCGCGGTGGGCTCGGCACGGGCGACCTGGATGTTGATCTCGTTCTGCTTTTCCTTGAACATCTTGTGGAAGTCGCCGGTCGCCTGCGTGAGGATGCGGTCGGTGTAGTCGTTGGCGTGGAACGGATCCAGCGTCGTGTACATCGTCATGAACTCACGCACGTAGCTCAGCGCCGCGGCGTTCTTGATCTCGGTACGACGGTCGATCTCGTGTCGCACCAACATCAACGTGCTGCCCGCGATGGCTGCCGCGATCAACAGGGTCGACACGATCGCGACGATCGGTAGACCCCACCGAAAAGGCGGCTTGACCTCGACCGCGAAGTAATCGCGTTCGGCTGCATCGATTCTGCGCCGTGGACTCATTGCGCCGCCCCGTTCAGGTTCGGCTTCTTGAGCACCGTGAGGTTGTCGACCTGCCAGGTGTCACCGGACTTGCGGAAATCGACCCGCACGGTCGCGGTGAGGAACTTGAGGTCCTGCGGATTGGTGCCCCGCTGTCCCTGCAGCGCCAGGAGCATCGAGGCCTCGGTCTTGGTCGCCGAGAGCACCGCGCTGCTCACCGCCCAGTATTCGTTGGTGGTCGGCCCCGCCTTACGGATCACGTCCTGCTGAGCGATCAGCTCGGGGCGGTACTTGTCGGTGGTCAGGGTCTGTGCCTTGTCGAGATCGTCGTCGAACGAATCGACGCCGTAGCTCAGCATCTGCTCGACGATGCGCGGGCCCTCGTCGGCGATCTGTTCACGCGCCTCGTGAACCGCCTCCTGCGGCCGGAACACCGCGAGGTATCCGAACCCCACCGCGACAGCGCACGCCGCCACCGCCGCGAGCAGCACCGTGCCTGCGCGCCGCCGCACATCCCCTCCGGGGGGCGTCGCACGGCGCACTTCGGTGCGGGTCAGCAGATCGGCGAAGGTGCGGTGGCGGGCATCCCACAGCGGCCACAGCCAGCCGACGAACACGGCGACCGTGTCGAGCAGATGCGCGAGATCGCGCAGCAGCAACCGGACCAGCCCCACCTCGCCACCGTCGGATCTGACGACCCGGATGCCGACGACGGCACGGCCCACTGTCCAGCCATCGGTCGTCGGCAGCAGCACGCGGTTGGCCAGTACCGCACCCACCACGACGACGGCCGCCACGGTGTAGACCCACCACGCCCAGCCCAGCAGCGGTGCCGCCCACGCCAGGAGGGCCAACGTGACGATGACGCCCACACCGGGAAGCACGTCGATCGCGAACGCGGCCGCCCGCGCCTGCCACGACGCCAGCGGCGCCGGGTCGACCGCGGTGCTCTCGGACGTGGCCGGGGTGTCGAGCACAGAACTCACGACGTGACCTGGTCGAGCCGCGCCACCTTGTACAGACCGTCCTCGTCGCGGGCCATCTTCACGCGCAGCCGGTAGCCCTGCTCCTCGTTGGACTTCTCGGTGTTGGTCACCAGCACACGCACCGCGACGAGCAGATCCATCGACCCATCGTCGTTGTGCTTCTCGACCGCCGCGCGCATGTCCGAAACCTGCACCTTGACGTTCGCCGCCTGGTAGGCGTCCAGCAGGATGCCGCTGTAGAGCACGGCCTGCGCACCGAAGTCGCCGGTCGCGCATTCGATGATCTTGGTCTGCGCGGAAGTCATCGCGGCGGTGTCCGGCGCCTGCGTGGCCGTCACACAGTCCTTGGCGGCCTGCAGCGCCTCGGCCTCGTCACGCGCGATCGCCTCGCTGTCGAGATGCGAACGCAGCGCCAGGTAGCCACCGACGCCCAGCGCGGAGGCCACCAGGACCAGCGCGGCACAGACTCCGGCCATCCAGCCCCGTCCCAGCCGGGACGGCCTCCTGACCTCAGCAGCCGCGGTTGGCTCGGCCTCTACGGTCTCCTCGGTCGGAGGTTCTGTGTGTTCCTGCTGCTGATCGGTGGGGTTCAGCTGGCTGGCGCCAGCATCTCCTTCCATCCGTCATCTCCTGGGGTATTCGAGTTGGTGACGGAGTACTTCACACCGCCTGGGCCGACCACCTCACCGCTGGACGGGTTGTAGGTCGCGGTCGTGCCTGCAGCCGGAGTGTAGATGCAAGGGTTGGGTTGCTGTCCACTGCACGTCACACTGCCACCGCGCGGTGCGGTCAGCGGGTCACTGCTCGGCCCCGAGCTCACCTCGGGCGGCGGCAGCTGGCTGGCAGGCAACGGGTTGAGCCCGTTGTTGATGGACGGCGCCGGGATCACCCGTCCCGGATCGACCGGCTGATCGCAACGGGCACCGGGTGCCGGGCAGTTGCGGATCTGGTCCGGATCGCCGTACCAGGGGTTGGTGCCCAGCGGCACGTACGGTTCCTCACTACGGCATTCGCGCGGCGTGGCGGCCCGCTTGCCCGGCACGTCGGCGCACGGATAGTTACGCGCACCGCGGACCGCGTTCGGGGCGTCCTTGGGAATCTTGCAGTACAGGCCCGACGGCAGCGGTTCGGTGCGTGTGTCGGCCGGCGACCGCCACTGCGAGGCGGGCAGGAAGCCCGTCAGGCACGGCGGCGGCGCGTTGATGCCGAGACCGAAGTGCAGCAGACCGTCGGGCGCGAAAATCGTGCCGGTCTGCGCGACCGCGGCGCCCTGGGGCAGCGCCACCAGAACCTGCTCGACGTTCTTGTTGTAGCGCTTGAGCATGTCGATGACGATCTCGAGGTTCGCCAACGTCTGCGGCAACGATTCCCGGACGTCGCTGAACACCGCGTTGAGCTGATCGGCCGTCGGCGCCGCCTGCTGCAGGCCGCCGCGCAGCGCCTCGTCGTTCTGGGCACTCTGCGCGGCCAGCGTGTTGAGGTTGGCCGCCCACCGCGAGATGGCGTCGCCGGAGTTCACCTGGCTGTCGATGATCGGCCCCGAGTTCTCGATGATGTCGTTGACCGGATCGAGGTTGGCCCGGAAGTCACCCGCGATGGCCTGCGTCGAATCGACGAGGCGTTGCAGTGACGGCCCGAGCCCGCCGAACGCGGTCGCCGCCTCGTCGAGCAGGGTTCCGATCTTCTCCTTCGGCAACACCGCCAGGCCGCGCTCGGCGGCATCGAGCGCCGGGCCCACCTCGGCCGGCACCGTCGCCTTGGTGATGGTGTCGCCGGGCGCGAAGTACGTGCCGCCGCCGGATTCCGAGGTGAGGTCGATGAACTGCTCACCCACGGCCGACACCGAGTGCACGTTGGCAGTCGCGTCGGACGGAATCTTGTACCGGTCGTAGATGTCCATCTCGACCCGGGCGCCCGTCTCCGACGGCTCCACCGAGGTCACCTTGCCGATCGTGGTGCCGCGGTAGGTGACGTTGGCGGTCGCGTACAGGCCGCCTGAGTTGGGCAGGTCGGCGTTGAGCTTGTACATGCCCAGACCGGCCCACGTCGGCAACCGAAGGTAGAACAACGCCAACACCACCAGCGCGACCAACGTCAGCGTGAGGAAGATGACGAGCTGCATCTTGATGAAGCGAGTCAGCAGCATCTCTCACTCCCCCCTTTCGACGAGCGGTCCGCCCGGCGCATCGTGCGGGTTCGGCGTGAACCGCACGTCGGGGATCATCGTCGCCGGGTCACGGCCCCAGGCCTGCTCCAGCGCCCGCAGCATGCCCGACAGACCCGTCCCGGACAGGAACGCGTTGTCGACCGAGCTGAGCGTGAGGTCGAGCTTCAGCGACACGTTGATGTAGTCGCCGCGGATCGCCTTCGGGATGTTGTCGATGTTGAACGGCACCGTCAGGATCAGCTTCAGCGCGCCCACCAGGTACGGAGCGGCCCGGCCGAGCTGCTTGA
This genomic window from Mycolicibacterium goodii contains:
- a CDS encoding MCE family protein, which produces MLLTRFIKMQLVIFLTLTLVALVVLALFYLRLPTWAGLGMYKLNADLPNSGGLYATANVTYRGTTIGKVTSVEPSETGARVEMDIYDRYKIPSDATANVHSVSAVGEQFIDLTSESGGGTYFAPGDTITKATVPAEVGPALDAAERGLAVLPKEKIGTLLDEAATAFGGLGPSLQRLVDSTQAIAGDFRANLDPVNDIIENSGPIIDSQVNSGDAISRWAANLNTLAAQSAQNDEALRGGLQQAAPTADQLNAVFSDVRESLPQTLANLEIVIDMLKRYNKNVEQVLVALPQGAAVAQTGTIFAPDGLLHFGLGINAPPPCLTGFLPASQWRSPADTRTEPLPSGLYCKIPKDAPNAVRGARNYPCADVPGKRAATPRECRSEEPYVPLGTNPWYGDPDQIRNCPAPGARCDQPVDPGRVIPAPSINNGLNPLPASQLPPPEVSSGPSSDPLTAPRGGSVTCSGQQPNPCIYTPAAGTTATYNPSSGEVVGPGGVKYSVTNSNTPGDDGWKEMLAPAS
- a CDS encoding RDD family protein — encoded protein: MSSVLDTPATSESTAVDPAPLASWQARAAAFAIDVLPGVGVIVTLALLAWAAPLLGWAWWVYTVAAVVVVGAVLANRVLLPTTDGWTVGRAVVGIRVVRSDGGEVGLVRLLLRDLAHLLDTVAVFVGWLWPLWDARHRTFADLLTRTEVRRATPPGGDVRRRAGTVLLAAVAACAVAVGFGYLAVFRPQEAVHEAREQIADEGPRIVEQMLSYGVDSFDDDLDKAQTLTTDKYRPELIAQQDVIRKAGPTTNEYWAVSSAVLSATKTEASMLLALQGQRGTNPQDLKFLTATVRVDFRKSGDTWQVDNLTVLKKPNLNGAAQ
- a CDS encoding mammalian cell entry protein, whose protein sequence is MEDQPADSGDLTTGTPARRRRWGFPLRRRQTEPAEQSASTDADSADAGTEPSPEVPEKPRPVGKRRRTAVSAASDEETSGTEDATELDATEPEVDAPEEETTASTPTVEEPAAEGTAEAEPVVETELAEETESTDPAHPTENIVFVPFRPAGKGLTYAAVAAATLFVAAGAFAGAMVWPYLSDRALVDTKFQVAQTSADAITTLWTYTPDNIDTLPDRASRYLSNDFADEYRKFIDSIVPSNKQAQITNNTQVVGTAVESINANEATAIVYTNSVSTSPVTKNVPSLRYLSYRLTLERSDGDWRITQMPALTQLDLSPQL
- a CDS encoding mammalian cell entry protein, giving the protein MSPRRRIDAAERDYFAVEVKPPFRWGLPIVAIVSTLLIAAAIAGSTLMLVRHEIDRRTEIKNAAALSYVREFMTMYTTLDPFHANDYTDRILTQATGDFHKMFKEKQNEINIQVARAEPTAGTVLEAGVQRWNDDGGADVLVATKTTTRMPDGKTIESGSRWVATTILEGQQWKISQLIQVI
- a CDS encoding YoaK family protein, which translates into the protein MAIASPVSERLTVTALLLLTVATGLVDAISVLVLGHVFVANMTGNVIFLGFWFVPHSGVDLTAAVVAFAGFIVGTVVGGRLARHLDSRVRTWLTSALGVEVVLLTVLSILAGAGVLDYHDNTKLFLITGLAIAFGIQNATARQFGIQELSTTVLTSTIVGLGFDSRLAGGTGEREKLRYTVVATMCGGAVIGATLSRFTVAPVIALAAVMIAISACIFRFGR
- a CDS encoding recombinase family protein, producing MDAAVYLRISSDPTGNALGVARQREDCEKLCASRGWLPVEYCDNDTSASSGKRRPAYERMLVDIADGRVGAVVAWDLDRLHRRPIELERFMDLADAHRLALATVSGDIDLSTAQGRLTARLKGAVARHEVEHASDRKRRAARQKAEAGRPQWKRAFGYLGDTYQPDPATAPLVRQAYVAVLAGGSISDVARQWNAVGVVGLNGQPWTASTVSLFPTGTAQRGVAIAQR